In Pseudobdellovibrionaceae bacterium, the following proteins share a genomic window:
- the rdgB gene encoding RdgB/HAM1 family non-canonical purine NTP pyrophosphatase yields MELWIATSNEGKLREIRSLLMDKDIQVHAQGELSFFSPPPENGDSFEANARIKAKSLKAVKSDCWVLGEDSGLEVEGLGNMPGIHSARYAGPKASTAENNAKLLKMLDLRSYDKRSAQFRCVMVVYSPDGKEHVLDGCLKGEIAKKLQGSTGFGYDPLFIPEGESKTLAELGPGVKNKISHRAQALRKLLEIL; encoded by the coding sequence ATGGAGCTGTGGATCGCTACTTCAAACGAAGGAAAACTGCGGGAAATCCGTTCCCTCTTGATGGATAAAGATATTCAGGTCCACGCTCAGGGGGAGCTTTCTTTCTTTTCGCCGCCTCCAGAAAACGGTGACAGCTTTGAGGCCAACGCCCGCATCAAGGCCAAGTCCCTAAAGGCCGTCAAATCGGATTGCTGGGTTTTGGGCGAGGACTCGGGGTTGGAGGTTGAAGGACTGGGGAATATGCCTGGCATCCACTCGGCTCGCTACGCTGGGCCCAAAGCCTCTACGGCGGAGAACAATGCCAAGCTGTTGAAGATGTTGGACCTACGGTCTTACGACAAAAGATCCGCCCAATTCCGTTGCGTGATGGTTGTCTATAGCCCCGATGGCAAGGAACATGTCTTGGATGGTTGTCTTAAAGGTGAGATCGCCAAGAAGCTTCAGGGATCCACAGGGTTTGGCTACGATCCGCTGTTCATTCCCGAAGGGGAGAGTAAAACCCTGGCTGAGCTTGGGCCAGGGGTGAAAAACAAAATTTCCCATCGAGCCCAAGCACTGCGCAAGCTTCTCGAAATCCTGTAA
- the rph gene encoding ribonuclease PH: MRTDGRQFDQIRPVTIEPEVLRYAEGSAKITMGETIVVCTASLEDGTPKWLQGSGSGWVTAEYGMLPRSTHSRIRRDKALSGGRTQEISRLIGRSLRAAVDLKALGENQITVDCDVLQADGGTRTAAITGGFVALALALRFMKQQGIVKQIPILNYVAAISVGLHNGQALLDLNYDEDSNIHTDMNFVMTNDKRFIEIQGTAEDTPFTRSELDNLLSMAEKGCLELVEKQRALIGEFITL; this comes from the coding sequence ATGCGTACAGATGGCCGTCAATTCGATCAAATCCGCCCCGTTACTATTGAACCCGAAGTCCTTCGCTATGCCGAGGGAAGTGCCAAGATCACCATGGGTGAAACCATTGTCGTCTGCACCGCAAGCCTTGAAGATGGAACGCCCAAATGGCTGCAAGGTTCCGGCTCGGGATGGGTCACTGCCGAATATGGTATGCTTCCACGCAGTACCCACAGCCGCATTCGTCGTGACAAGGCTTTGAGTGGTGGACGGACTCAGGAGATCTCCCGCCTGATTGGTCGCAGCCTGAGGGCGGCGGTGGACCTAAAAGCTCTTGGTGAGAACCAGATCACTGTGGATTGCGATGTTCTCCAGGCCGACGGTGGAACCCGAACGGCCGCTATCACCGGCGGATTCGTGGCTCTTGCCCTGGCACTCCGATTTATGAAACAGCAGGGAATCGTCAAGCAAATTCCCATTCTCAATTACGTGGCTGCCATTAGCGTCGGCCTACACAATGGGCAAGCGCTTCTCGATCTCAACTACGACGAGGATTCCAATATTCACACCGACATGAATTTTGTCATGACCAATGATAAGCGGTTCATCGAGATCCAAGGCACGGCGGAAGACACCCCATTCACCCGTAGCGAATTGGACAACCTGTTATCCATGGCTGAAAAAGGCTGTTTGGAGTTGGTCGAGAAGCAGCGGGCTCTCATCGGCGAATTTATCACCTTATAA
- a CDS encoding PilZ domain-containing protein yields the protein MEESQPLLWCLYDAENGERLDGLTIEEVRCFVSRISPKERVNWLVWREDWKKWKVVSRVPDVLKPNDRQMGAKPPPIPEEYREDDTITAIRRLYQGNEVDNQAATEVEVVAVSEIPDLPIESEGAEFVHRAHQRLKRRYEILIDCNGQKFETNSVDVSVGGILLEDPLPDWVFGYCTITVVKPATREAVQLTCSIVENQPPNGRFRVALSPLKKKDDQVRLHAWLSAA from the coding sequence GTGGAAGAGAGTCAACCACTATTATGGTGTCTCTATGATGCGGAAAATGGCGAACGCCTCGATGGATTGACCATCGAGGAGGTGCGTTGTTTTGTGTCGCGCATTTCACCAAAAGAAAGAGTCAATTGGCTAGTTTGGCGTGAAGACTGGAAGAAGTGGAAGGTCGTCAGTCGAGTGCCTGACGTGCTAAAGCCGAACGACCGCCAAATGGGAGCTAAGCCCCCTCCAATTCCTGAAGAGTACCGCGAGGACGATACCATAACCGCCATTAGGCGCCTTTATCAGGGTAACGAGGTCGACAACCAGGCAGCGACAGAAGTTGAAGTGGTGGCGGTGAGTGAGATTCCGGATTTACCTATAGAGAGTGAGGGTGCGGAGTTTGTCCATCGGGCGCATCAGAGGCTCAAGCGTCGCTACGAAATCCTGATCGATTGTAATGGGCAAAAGTTTGAAACCAATTCTGTGGATGTATCGGTCGGTGGGATTTTGCTTGAAGATCCTTTACCTGATTGGGTCTTTGGCTATTGTACCATTACGGTCGTCAAACCGGCCACGCGAGAAGCTGTTCAACTGACCTGTTCTATCGTCGAAAATCAACCACCTAATGGTCGCTTCCGGGTCGCCCTGTCTCCCCTCAAGAAGAAAGATGATCAGGTTCGCCTTCATGCCTGGCTTTCTGCCGCCTAG
- a CDS encoding mechanosensitive ion channel, whose translation MKLLSIVLCLASAITFNIAAWGESSPLAPVKLDHPRDTMLSYMTAMEDYKQGLETNNDALKDRLNDAIRCLNLSDIPFVLRQERGREAAILLKEVIDRVIVIDYERIPESSEEKRWRLKDTEIVISQVQEGDRVGEFLFSTETVYRAPEFFKKVKTLTYKEGSGQGAGYKEPWDEKLIPSWGKKPFLGLPKWKWLGIFAAILISLIIKVLGEMVFRVGIRLLSQREDSFRYRALVALEKPMGLVLATAFGYIALQVLKFEGVALAFFVTALQILLSLCLIWAAYRFSDVITFTLTRVAEKTDTDLDDHLVPLITRSLRIFVVIVGTLVTIQNLGFNVMSLLAGLGLGGLAFALAAKDTAANLFGSLMILLDRPFKVGDWIVVGKDEGKVEDIGFRSTRIRTFYNSQISVPNSVLVNTNIDNMGRRDARRFKTTIGVTYSTTAEQLEAFLEGIKQILRANPSTRKDNFHVSFSEYGNSSLNILIYCHLLVTEYGEELLERQNILLEIMRLAQKLGIEFAFPTQTLHVETFPGQENPKSVNSDSQRLRNVPREFGPGGVESKPEGLGYFVPAFKET comes from the coding sequence ATGAAGCTTCTTAGCATCGTGCTCTGCCTCGCTTCCGCCATCACCTTTAATATTGCCGCCTGGGGAGAAAGCTCTCCTTTGGCTCCGGTCAAGTTGGACCACCCCCGTGACACCATGCTTTCCTACATGACCGCGATGGAAGACTACAAACAAGGATTGGAAACCAACAATGATGCTCTGAAGGACCGCCTGAACGATGCCATCCGCTGCCTCAACTTGAGTGATATTCCTTTTGTCCTACGCCAAGAGAGAGGCCGAGAGGCTGCCATTTTGCTCAAAGAGGTCATCGACCGGGTCATTGTTATTGATTACGAAAGGATTCCTGAATCGTCAGAGGAAAAGCGCTGGCGCCTTAAAGACACTGAGATTGTGATTTCTCAAGTTCAAGAAGGTGACCGGGTGGGCGAATTTCTATTTTCAACTGAAACCGTCTATCGGGCTCCGGAGTTTTTCAAAAAGGTAAAGACGCTGACCTACAAGGAAGGATCCGGACAAGGAGCCGGATATAAGGAGCCCTGGGATGAGAAGCTGATTCCCTCTTGGGGAAAGAAACCCTTTCTTGGTCTACCCAAATGGAAGTGGCTGGGTATATTTGCTGCCATTTTGATTTCCCTGATTATCAAAGTTTTAGGTGAGATGGTCTTTCGCGTGGGCATTCGACTGCTCAGTCAACGAGAGGACTCCTTCCGTTATCGAGCTTTGGTCGCCCTGGAAAAGCCGATGGGTTTGGTTCTGGCAACCGCTTTTGGTTATATTGCTCTACAAGTCCTCAAGTTCGAGGGCGTCGCACTGGCGTTTTTCGTGACCGCCCTACAGATACTTCTCAGTCTTTGCTTGATCTGGGCCGCGTATCGGTTTTCAGACGTGATCACCTTCACCCTCACCCGTGTTGCAGAGAAGACCGATACTGATTTGGATGATCACTTGGTCCCCCTAATCACTCGGTCCCTAAGGATCTTTGTGGTCATCGTCGGAACCCTAGTTACCATCCAAAATCTGGGCTTTAATGTCATGTCCCTGCTCGCCGGTCTTGGCCTGGGAGGTTTGGCTTTCGCCCTCGCTGCAAAAGACACCGCCGCCAATCTCTTTGGTTCGCTCATGATTCTCCTCGATCGTCCTTTTAAGGTGGGCGATTGGATTGTCGTGGGCAAAGATGAAGGCAAGGTGGAGGACATTGGCTTTCGTTCCACAAGGATACGCACATTTTATAATTCACAAATCTCTGTGCCAAACAGTGTTCTGGTTAATACCAATATCGACAACATGGGCCGCCGCGATGCCCGACGCTTCAAAACTACAATCGGTGTGACCTATTCAACAACCGCCGAGCAATTGGAGGCGTTTTTGGAGGGGATCAAGCAGATCCTCAGAGCCAATCCATCGACCCGTAAGGATAATTTTCACGTAAGCTTCAGTGAGTACGGTAACTCCAGCCTTAACATTCTGATCTACTGCCATCTGCTGGTAACGGAATATGGCGAAGAACTCCTTGAACGACAGAATATTCTTCTTGAAATCATGCGCCTGGCGCAAAAGCTGGGTATTGAGTTTGCATTCCCAACCCAAACTCTTCATGTAGAGACCTTTCCCGGACAGGAAAACCCTAAGTCGGTGAACTCTGACAGCCAGAGATTGCGGAATGTTCCAAGAGAATTTGGCCCCGGTGGAGTCGAGTCCAAACCCGAAGGACTTGGCTATTTCGTACCTGCGTTTAAGGAAACCTAG
- a CDS encoding N-acetylmuramoyl-L-alanine amidase, with protein MPLKRLLITAAALLLAFASGAKPLERIVIDPGHGGMDKGAVYNSLQEKEITLQISKRLQKKLVDQGWIVFLTRDSDRHLSLAERAQAAREFNGDLFLSVHINSSEDKRAQGMEIYFQNQLPPDEESMFQAKRENDDINPREELEWPLHPIAEASHLRGDLLNIIQDLQRSHRIHSSSLLAVQLTEAWQGKRKSAENTIRQAPFYVVSNVNMPSALVEVGFLSNQREAHQLRSAHYQNQVVDGIAKGLKGFKEMVDKSISPGLK; from the coding sequence TTGCCACTCAAACGATTGCTCATTACAGCTGCCGCACTCCTCCTGGCTTTCGCTTCTGGGGCCAAGCCTCTTGAGCGGATCGTCATTGACCCCGGTCACGGGGGTATGGATAAGGGCGCGGTTTACAACAGCCTCCAGGAAAAGGAGATCACCCTGCAGATTTCCAAACGCCTGCAAAAGAAGCTTGTCGATCAGGGGTGGATTGTTTTTCTCACTCGCGATTCGGATCGCCACCTTTCACTTGCTGAGCGGGCACAGGCGGCCCGAGAATTTAATGGGGACCTGTTTCTGTCGGTTCACATCAACTCCTCTGAAGACAAAAGGGCCCAAGGGATGGAGATCTACTTCCAGAATCAACTTCCCCCTGATGAAGAGTCCATGTTCCAGGCCAAAAGAGAGAATGACGACATCAACCCGCGCGAAGAACTGGAATGGCCCCTGCACCCGATTGCGGAAGCCTCTCACTTGCGTGGAGATCTGCTGAACATCATCCAGGATCTTCAGCGCAGTCATCGTATTCACTCCAGCTCCCTCCTCGCCGTTCAACTAACGGAAGCCTGGCAAGGTAAGCGCAAGTCGGCGGAAAATACCATTCGCCAGGCACCCTTTTATGTTGTGAGCAATGTGAACATGCCCAGCGCTCTCGTCGAAGTCGGCTTTCTTTCCAATCAAAGGGAGGCCCACCAATTGCGCTCTGCTCACTATCAAAATCAAGTGGTGGATGGCATCGCCAAGGGCCTTAAAGGGTTCAAAGAAATGGTGGACAAATCCATCAGCCCGGGCCTAAAGTAG